CTGCTGCAGTGCAGGGAGGAAACCAAGACTTGCCAATCCATCTTTGAATCTGTTAAGGATAAATGCATAACAGTGTTAGAATTGATTTAAAGCATAGATATGAACTATTCCATATCCGTCAACATGTGTAAATGCCAATGACAGTTTTAGTTTAATATACCTggacaaatttaaaatgaatagtGTCATACACCAAGTAAAGCTCAGGTGTTTATGTAGGACCACTCATACACAAAACTATTAACAGTGCTCAGAAATCATTagtaaaagcaaaaatagataattatgatttaagcatttttaaaaaaatgttttcacactgtttGTCAAACAGCTTATTTTTTAGAAATCCCTTTTTAAAAGTAATCATGTAGCATGAATAATGATTCTAAAGCACTTTTAGAGTTATGGTGACAGACAAACTATTATACATACATTTCTTAGTGGATGATAAAAATGGTGAAACTTAAAATTTGGCAAGTATTGATATATTCCTAACATTTTACCTGAAGGGGGCAAAAAGATGGGTTAGCAActgaagataaaaacaaaaaaaattaaggaaagAAGCTTGTTAAATCTGATATGATCAGGTAATTTGTTGTTGCTGATCAGATTGCATGGTTGTTAATTAGcttttcataataaataaaGGTCTCATGATATCAGTGGCTGCTGTAAACAACTGGCAATGCTTAATTCATATTAAGTAATGAGCTTAGAACCGCAGattagttttaaaatattttcagccaTAAATGGCAGACAGGTTATTACTTACCGTTGAATGGCACTGTGGTTTCTGTCAATGATGTACCATCTGAGATACTCCTCCACAAAAGCTTGCTTCTCACATGTCTTCACACTTCTGAGGCATCCAGCAGTTTGGAACATGGTACTGTTttgcaaaattacattttgcagAGATTCCTCTGATTCTGCTTCCAGGACCTTATAGAACAAGCAGTTTATTGTAAGGAAAACTACCAAGATATAAATTTGACAACCTTTTTATAATGAAGACAAATACAGGATTAAAATTATTCCATTTGTGACTTCACATTTGTTGAGAGAGGGTGAAATATGCCctttcaaaaacagaaataattcgCTCAACCATAATCTTTATCTGAATgtcaaaataatctttacttGTCCTACAGTAAATCTGTTCCCTGAGCCTAGGTCATTTCCTACCTGCTGCAGAACTTTCCCTATCTCCTCATCTTGCACATCTTCTACAGTTGCGCTGAAACTTGGATTCCCTATCATGTGGTTGACCAGGTTCTTTGAGAGAAAATGTGGTGCTGGTCCCCCGTGTACAATGGATACAGCAATCATCTTTCCTGCTAAAAAATACTCATCTTCCCTGGCAGCTGTTATACAGAGCACAGAATTATTGTGGTTATTACTACTTAAATCTGCCTATGATAAAAATATGAGATGTTTCTGAAAATTTTGATTTTAGTAGTACAACCACTTCACTATACCTAAAAAGACTCACCTCTTGAATTGCAGACAAGATAACGGTTTTCTGGGGGTCCATCGAAGATGGGGCGATTTCTCAGATGGCTCATGAGAAGTGTAAGGAATTCACGCCTTGGGCCGCCTGTATCCAACCCTTCTTCAAAGCAGCCAGCATCGTCATTAAACTTGATGAACATGTCATTGTTGTCAGAGTACGTGCTGCGTTGAAATCCGCGAACAGCTCCATCCCATACATCTGACCGACATATATTGAACCTGCTGACCTTCTTGCGGTCAATTGCCAGTGCCAGATGTGCAATAATTTCATGTGCctgcacatttgtttttctagaaaaaaagaaaatattttaaacacaagATGTACTTCTTTACTGATTTATCAAACTATGCATAATGTAATTATGTGCAGGAACAGATGCTGGTTAATTGAAGACAAAATGTCTAAATTACTAACACAGGCTCTTCTGTAGGCAGCTCTTTCTCTTTGTCATGAGTAAGATCTTCAACATCGTCTTCGTCGTCAATCAGAATGGGTTCAAACAGGTTGGTGTAGTTTCTGCAGACAAAAAACGTGCACACATCAtagatgaaaaaagaaatacataagCCTGCAGTTCCAGCTTTCTAGaaccaaacatttaatttatgacacaagtcaaatataaaagattcaaagtaaatatatttataatcatTATTTTGTCTCATCCCCTGTAATAATTACAGGAGATACAACACACCTGTAACAGGAGCTCTGGACAGTGAGACATTCACGGGTGCCTGGATCTTTTCTGTTATCCAAATCTATatcctgaaaacaaaaaatgagaaTGAGTGAAAATTAATGTTTGGCCAATTTAGAACTATTTTAATATCCTAACAGTTTAAAGGATTGAGAGGAGAATCTGTGGATTGTGGTGCGAGATGAAGGTCAGTCGAAAAAAGTTCACATTCTGCATTTTACGCTGCTCACATCCAAAAATTGCTGTAAATGCTACAAATATAACAAatctttcaaaaataaaagagtTAGTACCTGTTGTACTTCATTTGAAAGCACTAGATCCCCAACATCATCCCTTAGAGGGCAAAGAAAAGCATATATCATTGCGTATTATGAAAATATGCAGTCATGGAATTCATTATGAGACTGCCCCGTTTTCTTCAAtgtcctgtttattttattgcccTGTAACTCCTCTGTGCATCATGTgactaaaacaaacagaaaaaaacatggaatgCCTAAAAGTGCTGTTTTTGGCAGTATGGTACTATAGCTATTAAAGTGAAGTGATTTTTGTCATTCTCGCAAAGATTTTGTAGAAAATTAATAGATATAAGTTTTCAAAGTAAACTCTTATGAgctatttttgttgttattgtatTTGCCTAAACAAATGTACCTTTACTTGTACCAGACAGTAAAATGAACAAGACATTGAAGAAAGCAAGGGTGGTCTAATAATTATTTCCATGCCTGGATATTTgacatttcaaaaacaaacaagcatccagaaaataaacaagcaaTACAAGCACTTTATAGGACATGTAACCACATACAGGACAAATAATCAAAGTAAATGTCATTAATACATACTGTATGCAAATACAGTAAAGGCTAAAATACTTTTGGTACACATGCACATGTCATGCTATGAAATGTTCTTAAAATATAACTTACTCTGTTTCTGCCACTTGTTGTAAAGGACTGCTTTCATCCAGAGGTTCCCATGGCTGACGTAAAGACACACAATGcatttcacataaaaacatttacatagTTCTATGGAGTTGAGGTAAAAGGTAAATGGTGCTTGTGATGGTCGAACAAcccaaaaaaaagacagactaaatacattttaaattgaaCTTACCAGTGTATCAGCAAGATCAAACTCTGAGGATTTTTTAATAACAATCTCTGGGTCAGAGTCAGACAAGTCTGACAAATTTCCAActgcaaaacatgaaaaaaaacccctaaCTTAACTTCTACTAAGTGATAATACTATATTTGTTAAACAATGTTACACCCGAATGCATAAACATAACATTTCTAAAAACTCATGACTCAGTAGATCCCAGAGTGTATGGCTTTCAAGTTTCTAGGAAGTAACTTGACATGTAGGAGCTAATCTTTGTTATTGAGTTGATTGATTTATGCCAGTGATGCTTACTTGCACAACTTCAAAATTTATATTTGTTGAAGTTTAGGCGATGTGtgccaaactccacacacaaacaccacagcttACCTTCTTCAAAGTCCCTTTTCAAGCAGATGAAAACAGTAATCCTTTGATATGGCTTGCCAACTTCAGCCTTATAAGCACCAAGGGTAAAAGGTCTTTGTGTCCCAGGGATATTAATAACCTCTGTCCCATCTGGATACAGAAGAAGGAAAGgcccatcttttatatctttgttgaagtccttcatttttttaacagccTGACTAAGCAGAGTTGTGGCAGAGATGTCTGGGTCTGTTGTAAGGGAAATATTTTTTCCACGTTGTGGCCTTATACCACCCTTCTGAATGACCATCAAGCCAACATTTATCTGAAAGAAAGAAGATGTGAAAGACTGagcaatgtttaaaaataattgtcaaacttgttctttttgtttttaaatcttgtgTTACATGTTGCAATAACAACCAAATGGACCAATTATTTACTAATATCAGTCAAAGCACAATGATGGAAACCCTTACTTTTAAACCACAGATTTGGATACAAACAGTTCATAATAACGGTTGGTAATTTATTAATCAACAGCTGATTTACTATTTTGAATGATCATGAATTGACAATATGCTATTACTGGTTATCAATTATTCTGCATAGCTTTGTTCCGCTGAACTTTCTTCATAGATAAAAGCTGCTTGTTTTCAGTCGGAGCCATGATGAACCTACccgaacttttattttttccttgtgCTTTAACCCCTTTCTCCCTACAGAATACTTTTGCCGCTCCtcgtttttcttttgttgataTTCTAGGAAGGTGCTGAAGGCTGGAGTCGGGCAGGGTGGAATAGTCTGTCGTGCTGAAgtcaaggaaaaaaatgacaaagtcgCACATCAGAGAGATGCATAGTCCTATAAACGACATGCCATACTAACCAGAGCAACACAGGTTTTCCAGGAAAATAGCGCCCAAGAATGCAACGGACATTTATATTTGATCTATAAATGCTGCTGTATTACTGAAACCTAGGCACACTTTTAATTCAGCATTTGAATTTACAAGGCCCATTTAAATGAGAACGGACACGGTCTGTACACCGCTAATGTTAGCAAGTTACTACATCCATAAGACAAATAAACCATTCTTCATGCTTATGAACTTACTTGAAGGCTGTGGAGTACTTCCGACACATATTTCTTGAATCCTCTTGCCACAGTTGCTGCAAAAGTTTGGTGACAGCTCAACCAGCTCTTTCCCGCAGTTAGGACAATACATAGCGATATGACTGTCTTGCCGCCGAGCGCACGCCATAACTTCCGGTTCAAAAGCCAAAAGTGGCGTCGTCCAATCAGCGATTTCCCAGGTTTTCCCACTGGGACCTACCTTTTCcggtttgttaatgttgttgtgctttcgttaatgttgtgctttcgtaatttgtaattgtgctttcgttaatgttgttgtgctttcgttaatgttgttgtgctttcgtaatttgtaattgtgtttcgttaatgttgttgtgctttctttttttttataaattttattttaaattttcaagATTAGAacatacagacaaacaaacagaacccAGATGCACAAGTTATACATAAAACATTCCAGTTGACAAATGGTGTACCCACACAGCAAATGTATATAAAGTCACATACATGAGAGTACATACACCCATTGAGGGGCAACCGAGGGGAGAGTCCACGACAAAGTATGTTCAGCTTAATCTAGTCTGTGAAAAGTGTTCCAGGAAGGGATTCCAGTAGTATGAAAAAGTGTCTTTAGAGCCTTTACGAAGTCTTTCCATCTGTATTATGGACATCATGTCCGTCACCCAAAGGCGAAATGAAGGGGAAGCAGAGGACCTCCAGTCCCTCAGGATTAGTCTCTTGGCAACAATCAGTCCCAGTTCCAGTGGTTGCCGCATTGTAGCGGGTATAGTCCCCTGCGCTCGAGGGCATCCAAAAATTATAAGTTCTGGTTCAGGTTGTATGGGAGTCTTGTATGCTTTGGAGTACCAGTCAAACACTTTAGACCAAAGACCCTTTAATGAAGGACAAGACCAAAAAGCATGAGACAGTGTGCCTTCAGAGATGTTACACCTGTCACATATGGGGGAGACAGAGGGATAAATCTTATGCAATCTGACCTTTGAGTAGTGTAACCGATGcgtgattttaaactgaattagCTGATGTCTGCTGTTTATTGAACACGAGCGAATTTTGGAGAGGCATCTGTTCCATAAGGGTTCAGGGATCGTTATCCCTAGCTCGTTTCCCCAGGCCTCCCTGATTTTTGTGGTGTGTGCTACAGTGTGGTCACTAAGTAGATGTACAATTCTTGTAATGAGATGTCTAGAGTCAGGGGAACTCACAAGTATGTCAAGAACACCGTACTCCCGTGGAAAGGTGTCAAAGTTCTCAATTTCTGACTTAATGTAATGCCTGACCTGCAGATATCGAAAGAAGTGTGAATGGGGcagattgtatttttctttcaatAGGCTGAATGATGCAAACTTATTGCCAATATACATGTCCTTAATCGACACTAGCCCCTTTTCCCTCCAATCATGATAAGCTTTGTCCTGCCAAGGAGGCAAGAAACTGTGGTTAAAGCAAAACGGCGTCTGTGCTGATGTATTTGGTAATGCAAGGAAGGTCCTGATCTGATTTAGGATTCTTACTTCGTGTCTTaacacaaagctcaaatttCGATAGGCTTCTGGTTTTTCGAGGCGGGCAAACAGCATAGCTGGTAGGGAGGAGTTATTCACCAGATTGGATTCCATCTTGAGCCACAGAGGGAAATTCATCCCTGGGTTACCCGGGAGGCCCTGTTGCCAATACATTAGTGCTCTGATATTGGCAGCCCAGTAATAGTGTTTAAATACAGGTaggcccagacctccctcctccctcgGCCTCTGTAAATGCACTCTAGAAATCCTAGCATTTTTCCCATTCCATATATAGGATTGAATGATCGAATCCAGGTCCTTGTAGAAAGTCGCTGTAAGATAAATAGGAAGATTTTGACATAAATACAAGAACCTAGGTAGGGAGATCATTTTGATCGAATTAATGCGTCCAATCATTGACAGAGGCAAAGTCTTCCAGTACTCAATATTTTGCTTTAATCCTGATATAAACTCTGCGAAGTTTAGTTTGAATATAAGTTTGGGGTCTTTGGGTATAGTAAGACCGAGATAGGTAAGATGGCTCTCAACCACTTTAAATGGGACTTTTTGTAAGAATCCAGATGGGAACGTGTTGGAAAGAGGCATCAACTCACTCTTTGACCAATTGATTGTATACCCGGAAATTTTACTGAAGGATGTAATCAgactgaggaggagggggaCAGATTTTACAGTGTCGTGCAAATATAATATCACATCATCGGCGTATAAACTAATGAGTGTCTCAACACCACCGACTCGGAGGCCTTCTATGTGCGGGTGCGCCCTGATTGCCGCAGCAAGTGGTTCCAATGCAATAGCAAAAAGTGCTGGTGACAGCGGGCAGCCCTGCTGAACTGAGCGCTGTAGGCGAAATGGAGCTGACCGGTCATTATTTGTCAGGATGGAGCACATGGGTTCTTGATATATCAGTTTCACCCAGGAGATGAAAGTCTCGCCAAACCCAAACCTGCGCAATGATTCAAACATGAACGGCCATTCTACCTGGTCAAAGGCTTTGTGTGCGTCAAGGGCCAGAATAGAGGCATTAGTATTTTTATGATCGAAGTATACAGTGTTAAGTAGTCGTCTTACGTTAAAAAAAGATAACCTGCCAGGGATAAACCCTGTTTGATCCGGATGAATGATAGAtgctaaacatttattcaatctAGTGGCCAAAATTTTTGTGATTATCTTGCGATCAACATTTTGCAATGCAATTGGCCTAAAGCTGGCCGGGTCGGTTTTGTCCCTCCCctttttaggaaaaagagaaatgttaGCCTCATAAAGAGTTCTGGGCAGTTTTCCATCCTTTTTTGAAGCAGACATCATTCTAAACAAGAGTGGTGCAAGGAGGTCGCAAAATTTCTTATAGAAATCCGAACCAAAGCCGTCAGGCCCGGCTACTTTGCCTGATGGGAGGGATTTTATagcttctgtgacctcctgaagCGTCAAGTCGGACTCCAGATAGTCCCTGTCAGACTTATTCAGTTTAGGCAACGGGAGGGAATcgaaaaaatcattaaaatcggATTGTGTTGCATTATTCTCGGAGGAATACAGGTTAGCATAGAACTCTCTGAATCTACGATTTATGTCGGCAGGGTTGGTTAAGAGCACGCCGGATTTTGACTTAATGCTATAAATTGATCTCGCGGCTTGGGCACCCTTGAGCTGTAGTGCTAACAATTTGCCGGGCTTATCTCCAAGCTCAAAATTCTTCTGTCGTAGTTTCCAAAGCAAATTGCTAACCTGGCTGCTCATAATTTCGTTATATTCATATCTAAGTTTAAGTATTTCCTTATAGTCGCCAGGTGATTCAGAGATTTGGTACTTTCTTTCCAGGTTGGAGAGGGCGCAATTGATTTCAAATAGGCGtttatctctttcttttttaagggCTGAAGTGTAGGAAATTATTTCGCCGCGCAGAACAGTCTTTAATGCTTCCCACAAGATGGGGTCTGATACTTCACCATTATCGTTTATTTCTATAAAGTCCTTTAGTttggaggttatgtttttaacaaagtTATCATCGTTAAGAAGGTTTGCATTAAGTCGCCAGGAATAACCCTCCCTAGGGAGGGACAGATTTAGTGATATGGCTAGGGGGCAATGATCAGAAATCAGTATGTTATGATATTTAGAGTCGGCGATTTGAGAAATAAGATTGTtacttattaaaaaataatcaatccTGCTATAGGATTTATGCACATGTGAGTAAAATGAGTACTCTCTACTCGTAGGATGTTGAGCCCTCCAAATATCAACCATATTCCTTGCTTTGAGAAGATTATTTAGAAGTTTGGTAGACGCCGTTTCTGATGCTGGTCGTTTAGATGATCTGTCAAGAAAGGGGTCAAGATAACAGTTTAAGTCCCCTGCTATTATTACTTTTGAATGGCTATCATCGGGAAGCAGGTCAAAAACTTTTCTAAAAAAATTAGGATCATCTGAATTTGGGCCATAAACATTAAGGAGAGTTAATGGTTCCGAGTTTATGGTGCCAGTTACCATCACGAATCTgcccatagggtcactgaccaCAGATGATGTctgaaatgggatattctttcTCAATAATATGGCCACACCACGAGCATGAGAGGTGAACGGCGACTGGTATATCTGAGACACCCAACTACACTTTAGTCTATGTTGTGCATCTTTTCTAATATGGGTCTCTTGTAGGAAAACAATGTCTGCAGTTAAGGACTTCAGGTGTTTAAAAATTTTCCCCCTCTTCATTGCACTGCCCAAACCTTTTACATTCCATGAAATCAGTTGCAGATTTCTCCCCTCTGTCCGCCCCCCACCACGAACATCAGTCATTGAACGCATATATTGTCGGAACTGGCAGTTTTGATGCTATGCGATACAGACAGATAACACATGCGCATCTGGGTAGAACGAAACAAACAATTAACACACACCtcgagcccccccccctcccacatcACGGCGTCTGCGGAACGCGACGCACATCCCCCCCCCCTAAGCAAAACAGGAGCTGCCGGACAGATAGCGGACCGTACACAGTCCAGTCGCGACGACCCCCACCACAACAAACATTAAACTGGCATAAGAACTAAACAACTCTACCAGATaatcttaaaatgtattttctgaaaGAACAGACCCAGGTTATTCAGCATGCGTTCAGGGCGTCCGTACGCTATTAAAAATATAGTTCGTCAGAAAAACCACTGCATGACGGAGGCGGCTAACACCGGAGGGCCAGCACACCCCAagacagaagagaggaaaaagaaagaaagaacgccACTTGGCTCACTATTCCCTTTCAGTCGTGCCGCCCATCCTCCGCAGGCGAGCCGTCTCCGCCTGAGCCGGGTCGCTGAAAACCTCAGGGGGGTTGCCATCAAGCCATTGCACCTGCAGCCGAGCCGGGTACCGCAGCTGGAACTTGATTCCGTTC
This portion of the Archocentrus centrarchus isolate MPI-CPG fArcCen1 chromosome 17, fArcCen1, whole genome shotgun sequence genome encodes:
- the LOC115795804 gene encoding uncharacterized protein LOC115795804, producing the protein MPSVQHLREFIRERLTAAAEEIFSEFEKTIVQFEEELSQRRLADISRTPEIKLRSTGHPQQHDCKEEEGLDDQQVCNQERNSSLDQEDSEPPQPKKNQEELSTSQEGEQLVLKQDTEDILIGEELHIMWKPEKNLNRIDHPQQHDCKEEEGLDDQQVCNQERNSSLDQEDSESPQSKEEQEELSTTQEGEQLVLKQETKGTIVWTGQELGIMWKPVIKLKRIARQTIPPCPTPAFSTFLEYQQKKNEERQKYSVGRKGLKHKEKIKVRINVGLMVIQKGGIRPQRGKNISLTTDPDISATTLLSQAVKKMKDFNKDIKDGPFLLLYPDGTEVINIPGTQRPFTLGAYKAEVGKPYQRITVFICLKRDFEEVGNLSDLSDSDPEIVIKKSSEFDLADTLPWEPLDESSPLQQVAETEDDVGDLVLSNEVQQDIDLDNRKDPGTRECLTVQSSCYRNYTNLFEPILIDDEDDVEDLTHDKEKELPTEEPVKTNVQAHEIIAHLALAIDRKKVSRFNICRSDVWDGAVRGFQRSTYSDNNDMFIKFNDDAGCFEEGLDTGGPRREFLTLLMSHLRNRPIFDGPPENRYLVCNSRAAREDEYFLAGKMIAVSIVHGGPAPHFLSKNLVNHMIGNPSFSATVEDVQDEEIGKVLQQVLEAESEESLQNVILQNSTMFQTAGCLRSVKTCEKQAFVEEYLRWYIIDRNHSAIQRFKDGLASLGFLPALQQHSSVLSPVLCFSAKALTASDLETMFRPDLSATGSNRRQKEGKTLGFWADYLLDSEEKMTAVSLEDLLMFATGLAALPPAGIMPPPRLEFLSDSPFPVANTCANTLKLPLLESYIVFKANMDFGIQNAPGFGCH